A stretch of Schistocerca nitens isolate TAMUIC-IGC-003100 chromosome 6, iqSchNite1.1, whole genome shotgun sequence DNA encodes these proteins:
- the LOC126263190 gene encoding ubiquitin-conjugating enzyme E2 N, giving the protein MTALPRRIIKETQRLMQEPVPGISAVPDDSNARYFHVIVTGPEDSPFEGGLFKLELFLPEDYPMSAPKVRFITKIYHPNIDRLGRICLDILKDKWSPALQIRTVLLSIQALLSAPNPDDPLANDVAELWKVNEAEAIRNAKEWTRRYAMDN; this is encoded by the coding sequence ATGACAGCATTACCTAGGAGAATTATCAAGGAAACTCAACGCTTGATGCAAGAGCCTGTTCCAGGAATAAGTGCTGTGCCGGACGACAGTAACGCACGATACTTTCATGTAATTGTCACCGGTCCTGAAGATTCACCGTTCGAAGGAGGATTATTTAAGTTGGAGCTTTTTCTACCGGAGGATTATCCTATGTCTGCGCCAAAGGTTCGATTTATTACGAAAATATACCACCCTAACATTGACAGACTTGGCCGCATTTGCTTGGACATTCTAAAAGATAAGTGGAGCCCGGCCCTTCAAATTAGAACGGTGCTTTTGTCTATTCAAGCCCTTCTTAGTGCTCCAAATCCAGATGACCCGTTGGCTAACGATGTTGCTGAACTGTGGAAAGTAAATGAAGCCGAAGCCATCCGCAACGCGAAAGAGTGGACAAGAAGATATGCAATGGACAATTGA